One genomic segment of Pseudomonas fortuita includes these proteins:
- a CDS encoding sarcosine oxidase subunit alpha, producing MSQTYRLASGGRIDRSKVLNFTFNGKTYQGYAGDSLAAALLANGVDIVGRSFKYSRPRGIIAAGTEEPNAILQIGSSEATQIPNVRATQQALYAGLVATSTNGWPNVNNDVMGILGKVGGSMMPPGFYYKTFMYPKSFWMTYEKYIRKAAGLGRAPLQNDPDSYDYMNQHCDVLIVGAGPAGLAAALAAARSGARVILADEQEEFGGSLLDSRETLDGKPAADWVNAVIKELEGLPDVTLLPRATVNGYHDHNFLTIHERLTDHLGDRAPIGQVRHRVHRVRAKRVVLAPGAHERPLVYGNNDVPGNMLAGAVSTYVRRYGVAPGRKLVLSTNNDHAYRAALDWHDAGLQVVAIADARHNPRGSLVEEARAKGIRILTSSAVVEAKGSKHVTGARVAAIDVQAHKVTSPGETLECDLIATSGGYSPIVHLASHLGGRPVWRDDILGFVPGDAPQKRECVGGINGVYALGDVIADGFEGGVRAATEAGFKASVGTLPKTVARKEEATVALFQVPHDKGTKGPKQFVDQQNDVTAAGIELATREGFESVEHVKRYTALGFGTDQGKLGNINGLAIAARSIGITIPEMGTTMFRPNYTPVTFGAVAGRHCGHLFEPVRFTALHAWHVKNGAEFEDVGQWKRPWYFPKAGEDIHAAVARECKAVRDSVGLLDASTLGKIDIQGPDAREFLNRIYTNAWTKLDVGKARYGLMCKEDGMVFDDGVTACVGDNHFIMTTTTGGAARVLQWMELYHQTEWPELKVYFTSVTDHWATMTLSGPNSRKLLSELTDIDMDKEAFPFMTWKEGNVGGVPARVFRISFTGELSYEVNVQANYAMGVLEQIIEAGKKYNLTPYGTETMHVLRAEKGFIIVGQDTDGSMNPDDLNMSWCVGRNKPFSWIGLRGMNREDCVRENRKQLVGLKPVDPTKWLPEGAQLVFDPKQPIPMDMVGHVTSSYASNSLGYSFAMGVVKGGLKRMGERVYSPQADGSVIEAEIVSSVFFDPKGERQNV from the coding sequence ATGAGCCAGACCTATCGCCTCGCCAGCGGCGGCCGCATCGACCGCAGCAAGGTCCTGAACTTCACTTTCAACGGCAAGACCTACCAGGGTTATGCCGGTGACAGCCTGGCCGCTGCGTTGCTGGCCAACGGCGTAGACATCGTCGGCCGCAGCTTCAAGTATTCGCGCCCACGCGGCATCATCGCTGCCGGCACTGAAGAGCCGAACGCCATCCTGCAGATCGGTTCCAGCGAAGCCACCCAGATCCCGAACGTGCGCGCCACCCAGCAGGCGCTGTACGCCGGCCTGGTCGCCACCAGCACCAACGGCTGGCCGAACGTCAACAACGACGTGATGGGCATCCTCGGCAAGGTGGGCGGCAGCATGATGCCGCCGGGCTTCTACTACAAAACCTTCATGTACCCGAAATCGTTCTGGATGACGTACGAGAAGTACATCCGCAAAGCTGCAGGCCTTGGCCGTGCACCGCTGCAGAACGACCCGGACAGCTACGACTACATGAACCAGCACTGCGACGTGCTGATCGTCGGCGCCGGCCCTGCTGGCCTGGCCGCTGCACTGGCTGCTGCGCGCAGCGGCGCCCGTGTGATCCTGGCTGACGAGCAGGAAGAGTTTGGCGGTAGCCTGCTCGACAGCCGCGAAACCCTCGACGGCAAGCCTGCCGCCGACTGGGTCAACGCCGTGATCAAAGAGCTGGAAGGGCTGCCGGACGTGACCCTGCTGCCACGTGCCACGGTCAACGGCTACCACGACCATAACTTCCTGACCATTCATGAGCGCCTCACCGACCACCTCGGTGACCGCGCACCGATCGGCCAGGTACGCCACCGTGTGCACCGTGTACGCGCCAAACGCGTGGTGCTGGCGCCCGGCGCCCACGAGCGCCCGCTGGTGTACGGCAACAACGACGTACCGGGCAACATGCTGGCCGGTGCAGTCTCCACCTACGTTCGCCGCTACGGCGTGGCCCCGGGCCGCAAGCTGGTGCTGTCGACCAACAACGACCACGCCTACCGCGCCGCGCTGGACTGGCACGACGCTGGCCTGCAAGTGGTCGCCATCGCCGATGCCCGCCACAACCCACGGGGCTCGCTGGTTGAAGAGGCGCGTGCCAAAGGCATCCGCATCCTCACCTCCAGCGCCGTGGTCGAGGCCAAAGGCAGCAAGCATGTCACCGGCGCCCGCGTGGCGGCCATCGATGTGCAGGCGCACAAAGTCACCAGCCCAGGCGAAACCCTTGAGTGCGACCTGATCGCAACCTCCGGTGGCTACAGCCCGATCGTGCACCTGGCTTCGCACCTGGGCGGTCGCCCGGTATGGCGTGACGACATCCTCGGCTTCGTGCCGGGCGATGCACCGCAGAAACGTGAGTGCGTGGGTGGTATCAACGGCGTCTACGCCCTTGGTGATGTGATTGCCGACGGTTTCGAAGGCGGCGTTCGCGCAGCCACCGAGGCGGGCTTCAAAGCCTCTGTCGGCACCCTGCCAAAAACCGTGGCGCGCAAGGAAGAGGCCACCGTGGCACTGTTCCAGGTGCCGCACGACAAAGGCACCAAGGGGCCGAAGCAGTTCGTCGACCAGCAGAACGACGTGACCGCCGCCGGTATCGAGCTGGCCACCCGTGAAGGCTTCGAGTCGGTTGAGCACGTAAAACGCTACACCGCGCTGGGCTTCGGTACCGACCAGGGCAAACTGGGCAACATCAACGGCCTGGCCATCGCCGCCCGTTCGATCGGCATCACCATCCCGGAAATGGGCACCACCATGTTCCGCCCCAACTACACGCCGGTCACGTTCGGCGCGGTAGCGGGCCGCCACTGTGGCCACCTGTTCGAGCCCGTGCGTTTCACCGCCCTGCATGCCTGGCACGTGAAGAACGGCGCCGAGTTCGAAGACGTTGGCCAGTGGAAGCGCCCTTGGTACTTCCCCAAAGCCGGTGAAGACATCCATGCCGCCGTGGCCCGCGAGTGCAAGGCCGTGCGCGACAGCGTGGGCCTGCTGGACGCCTCGACCCTGGGCAAGATCGACATCCAGGGCCCGGACGCGCGCGAGTTCCTCAACCGCATCTACACCAACGCCTGGACCAAGCTCGATGTGGGCAAGGCCCGCTATGGCCTGATGTGCAAGGAAGACGGCATGGTTTTCGACGACGGCGTAACCGCCTGCGTCGGCGACAACCACTTCATCATGACCACCACCACCGGCGGCGCCGCCCGTGTGCTGCAGTGGATGGAGCTGTACCACCAGACCGAATGGCCAGAGCTGAAGGTGTACTTCACCTCGGTTACCGACCACTGGGCCACCATGACCTTGTCCGGCCCCAACAGCCGCAAGCTGCTCAGCGAGCTGACCGATATCGACATGGACAAGGAAGCCTTCCCGTTCATGACCTGGAAGGAAGGCAACGTCGGCGGCGTGCCGGCCCGTGTGTTCCGTATCTCGTTCACCGGTGAGCTGTCGTACGAAGTCAACGTGCAGGCCAACTACGCCATGGGCGTGCTGGAACAGATCATCGAGGCCGGTAAAAAGTACAACCTGACCCCGTATGGCACCGAGACCATGCACGTACTGCGTGCCGAGAAGGGCTTCATCATCGTGGGCCAGGACACCGACGGTTCGATGAACCCGGACGACCTGAACATGAGCTGGTGCGTTGGCCGTAACAAGCCGTTCTCGTGGATCGGCCTGCGTGGCATGAACCGTGAAGACTGCGTGCGCGAGAACCGCAAGCAGCTGGTAGGCCTGAAGCCGGTCGACCCGACCAAGTGGCTGCCGGAAGGCGCCCAACTGGTGTTCGACCCTAAACAGCCGATCCCGATGGACATGGTTGGCCACGTCACCTCCAGCTACGCGTCCAACTCCCTGGGCTATTCATTCGCCATGGGTGTGGTCAAAGGCGGCCTCAAGCGCATGGGCGAGCGTGTCTACTCGCCGCAGGCAGATGGCAGCGTGATCGAAGCGGAAATCGTGTCTTCGGTGTTCTTCGATCCGAAGGGTGAGCGGCAGAACGTCTAA
- a CDS encoding sarcosine oxidase subunit gamma, which translates to MSAINVFQQNPGAEAKAQSPLHHADLASLVGKGRKNAGVTLRERKFLGHLTLRGDGHNPEFAAGVHKALGLELPVALTVVANNDMSLQWVGPDEWLLIVPGGQELAVEQKLRAALEGQHIQVVNVSGGQSLLELRGPNVREVLMKSTSYDVHPNNFPVGKAVGTVFAKSQLVIRRTAEDTWELVIRRSFADYWWLWLQDASAEYGLSIEA; encoded by the coding sequence ATGAGCGCTATCAACGTCTTCCAGCAAAACCCCGGCGCCGAGGCCAAGGCCCAGTCGCCACTGCACCACGCCGACCTGGCCAGCCTGGTTGGCAAAGGCCGCAAGAACGCAGGCGTGACCCTGCGTGAACGCAAGTTCCTTGGCCACCTGACCCTGCGTGGCGACGGCCATAACCCGGAATTCGCCGCCGGCGTGCACAAGGCCCTGGGCCTGGAGCTGCCAGTAGCCCTGACTGTGGTCGCCAATAACGACATGTCGCTGCAATGGGTCGGCCCCGACGAGTGGCTGCTGATCGTGCCCGGTGGCCAGGAACTGGCGGTCGAGCAAAAGCTGCGTGCAGCCCTTGAAGGCCAGCATATTCAGGTGGTCAACGTCAGCGGCGGGCAAAGCCTGCTGGAACTGCGCGGCCCGAACGTGCGCGAAGTGCTGATGAAATCCACCAGCTATGATGTTCACCCGAACAACTTCCCGGTGGGCAAGGCCGTGGGCACTGTGTTCGCCAAGTCGCAACTGGTGATCCGCCGTACCGCCGAAGACACCTGGGAGCTGGTGATTCGCCGCAGCTTTGCCGACTACTGGTGGCTGTGGTTGCAGGACGCTTCGGCCGAATACGGCCTGAGCATCGAGGCTTAA